From Choloepus didactylus isolate mChoDid1 chromosome 19, mChoDid1.pri, whole genome shotgun sequence, one genomic window encodes:
- the HCK gene encoding tyrosine-protein kinase HCK isoform X1: MGCVKSKFLREGGKVSKAEQSTSQQSAVYVPDPTSSQRGLISKNNPPGPLEAGSEDTIVIALYDYEAIHHEDLSFRKGDQMVVLEESGEWWRARSLATRKEGYIPSNYVARVNSLETEEWFFKGISRKDAERHLLAPGNVLGSFMIRDSETTKGSYSLSVRDYDPQHRDTVKHYKIRTLDCGGFYISPRSTFSTLQELVAHYKKSNDGLCQKLTVPCVSSKPQKPWEKDAWEIPRESLKLDKKLGAGQFGEVWMATYNKHTKVAVKTMKPGSMSVEAFLAEANIMKTLQHDKLVKLHAVVTKEPIYIITEFMAKGSLLDFLKSEEGSKQPLPKLIDFSAQIAEGMAFIEHRNYIHRDLRAANILVSASLVCKIADFGLARIIEDEYMAREGAKFPIKWTAPEAINFGSFTIKSDVWSFGILLMEIITYGRIPYPGMTNPEVIRALERGYRMPRPEHCPEALYSIMTRCWKNRPEERPTFEYIQSVLDDFYTATESQYQQQP, from the exons ATGGGGTGCGTCAAGTCCAAGTTCCTCCGGGAGGGAGGCAAGGTCTCGAAAGCTGAGCAGAGTACCAGCCAGCAGAGCGCCGTGTACGTGCCGGACCCCACGTCCAGCCAGCGG GGGCTTATCAGCAAAAACAACCCACCTGGGCCCTTGGAGG CAGGGTCCGAGGACACCATCGTGATCGCCCTGTATGACTACGAGGCCATTCACCACGAAGACCTTAGCTTCCGGAAGGGGGACCAGATGGTGGTCCTAGAAGA GTCTGGGGAGTGGTGGAGGGCTCGATCCCTGGCCACCCGGAAAGAGGGCTACATCCCAAGCAACTATGTCGCTCGCGTCAACTCTCTGGAGACAGAGGA GTGGTTCTTCAAGGGCATCAGCCGCAAGGATGCAGAGCGCCATCTCCTGGCCCCTGGCAACGTGCTGGGCTCCTTCATGATACGGGACAGCGAGACCACCAAAG GGAGCTACTCGCTGTCTGTGCGAGACTACGACCCCCAGCACAGGGACACGGTGAAACATTACAAGATCCGGACTCTGGATTGTGGGGGCTTCTACATCTCCCCACGGAGCACCTTCAGCACACTGCAGGAGCTGGTGGCCCACTACAAGA AGAGCAACGATGGACTCTGCCAGAAGTTGACAGTGCCTTGTGTGTCCTCCAAGCCCCAGAAGCCATGGGAGAAAGATGCCTGGGAGATCCCCCGGGAATCCCTCAAATTGGATAAGAAACTTGGAGCCGGGCAGTTTGGGGAAGTCTGGATGG CCACCTACAACAAGCACACCAAGGTGGCAGTGAAGACAATGAAGCCAGGGAGCATGTCGGTGGAGGCCTTCCTGGCAGAGGCCAACATTATGAAGACTCTGCAGCACGACAAGTTGGTGAAGCTGCACGCGGTGGTCACGAAGGAGCCCATCTATATCATCACGGAGTTCATGGCCAAAG GAAGCCTGCTGGACTTTCTGAAAAGTGAAGAAGGCAGCAAGCAGCCCTTGCCAAAACTCATTGACTTCTCAGCTCAG ATCGCGGAGGGCATGGCCTTCATCGAGCACAGGAACTACATTCACCGAGACCTTCGAGCCGCCAACATCCTGGTCTCTGCGTCCCTGGTGTGTAAGATTGCTGACTTCGGGCTGGCACGGATCATCGAGGACGAGTACATGGCTCGGGAAG GGGCCAAGTTCCCCATCAAGTGGACAGCTCCTGAAGCCATCAACTTTGGCTCCTTCACCATCAAATCAGACGTCTGGTCTTTTGGTATCCTGCTGATGGAGATCATCACCTATGGCCGGATCCCTTACCCAG GGATGACCAACCCAGAGGTGATCCGGGCGCTGGAGCGCGGATACCGGATGCCCCGCCCCGAGCACTGCCCCGAGGCGCTCTACAGCATCATGACGCGCTGCTGGAAGAACCGCCCCGAGGAGCGGCCCACCTTCGAGTACATCCAGAGTGTGCTGGACGACTTCTACACAGCCACCGAGAGCCAGTACCAACAGCAGCCGTGA
- the HCK gene encoding tyrosine-protein kinase HCK isoform X2: MGCVKSKFLREGGKVSKAEQSTSQQSAVYVPDPTSSQRGLISKNNPPGPLEGSEDTIVIALYDYEAIHHEDLSFRKGDQMVVLEESGEWWRARSLATRKEGYIPSNYVARVNSLETEEWFFKGISRKDAERHLLAPGNVLGSFMIRDSETTKGSYSLSVRDYDPQHRDTVKHYKIRTLDCGGFYISPRSTFSTLQELVAHYKKSNDGLCQKLTVPCVSSKPQKPWEKDAWEIPRESLKLDKKLGAGQFGEVWMATYNKHTKVAVKTMKPGSMSVEAFLAEANIMKTLQHDKLVKLHAVVTKEPIYIITEFMAKGSLLDFLKSEEGSKQPLPKLIDFSAQIAEGMAFIEHRNYIHRDLRAANILVSASLVCKIADFGLARIIEDEYMAREGAKFPIKWTAPEAINFGSFTIKSDVWSFGILLMEIITYGRIPYPGMTNPEVIRALERGYRMPRPEHCPEALYSIMTRCWKNRPEERPTFEYIQSVLDDFYTATESQYQQQP, from the exons ATGGGGTGCGTCAAGTCCAAGTTCCTCCGGGAGGGAGGCAAGGTCTCGAAAGCTGAGCAGAGTACCAGCCAGCAGAGCGCCGTGTACGTGCCGGACCCCACGTCCAGCCAGCGG GGGCTTATCAGCAAAAACAACCCACCTGGGCCCTTGGAGG GGTCCGAGGACACCATCGTGATCGCCCTGTATGACTACGAGGCCATTCACCACGAAGACCTTAGCTTCCGGAAGGGGGACCAGATGGTGGTCCTAGAAGA GTCTGGGGAGTGGTGGAGGGCTCGATCCCTGGCCACCCGGAAAGAGGGCTACATCCCAAGCAACTATGTCGCTCGCGTCAACTCTCTGGAGACAGAGGA GTGGTTCTTCAAGGGCATCAGCCGCAAGGATGCAGAGCGCCATCTCCTGGCCCCTGGCAACGTGCTGGGCTCCTTCATGATACGGGACAGCGAGACCACCAAAG GGAGCTACTCGCTGTCTGTGCGAGACTACGACCCCCAGCACAGGGACACGGTGAAACATTACAAGATCCGGACTCTGGATTGTGGGGGCTTCTACATCTCCCCACGGAGCACCTTCAGCACACTGCAGGAGCTGGTGGCCCACTACAAGA AGAGCAACGATGGACTCTGCCAGAAGTTGACAGTGCCTTGTGTGTCCTCCAAGCCCCAGAAGCCATGGGAGAAAGATGCCTGGGAGATCCCCCGGGAATCCCTCAAATTGGATAAGAAACTTGGAGCCGGGCAGTTTGGGGAAGTCTGGATGG CCACCTACAACAAGCACACCAAGGTGGCAGTGAAGACAATGAAGCCAGGGAGCATGTCGGTGGAGGCCTTCCTGGCAGAGGCCAACATTATGAAGACTCTGCAGCACGACAAGTTGGTGAAGCTGCACGCGGTGGTCACGAAGGAGCCCATCTATATCATCACGGAGTTCATGGCCAAAG GAAGCCTGCTGGACTTTCTGAAAAGTGAAGAAGGCAGCAAGCAGCCCTTGCCAAAACTCATTGACTTCTCAGCTCAG ATCGCGGAGGGCATGGCCTTCATCGAGCACAGGAACTACATTCACCGAGACCTTCGAGCCGCCAACATCCTGGTCTCTGCGTCCCTGGTGTGTAAGATTGCTGACTTCGGGCTGGCACGGATCATCGAGGACGAGTACATGGCTCGGGAAG GGGCCAAGTTCCCCATCAAGTGGACAGCTCCTGAAGCCATCAACTTTGGCTCCTTCACCATCAAATCAGACGTCTGGTCTTTTGGTATCCTGCTGATGGAGATCATCACCTATGGCCGGATCCCTTACCCAG GGATGACCAACCCAGAGGTGATCCGGGCGCTGGAGCGCGGATACCGGATGCCCCGCCCCGAGCACTGCCCCGAGGCGCTCTACAGCATCATGACGCGCTGCTGGAAGAACCGCCCCGAGGAGCGGCCCACCTTCGAGTACATCCAGAGTGTGCTGGACGACTTCTACACAGCCACCGAGAGCCAGTACCAACAGCAGCCGTGA